In Bacteroidia bacterium, a genomic segment contains:
- a CDS encoding DUF3857 domain-containing protein — protein MKIAFAKRTAVFAAVLFCASLGFGQETTSPEYGKVTVEEIESIEGDWAPGTEAVVLYDYSTVSFELVSRTPRVRYTYHRKIKILDLQNRSNISRVIIPYLSPTKGETFSDLKAATYNLNAVGEVVAFKVNPRKIKETRIGKDSMEVEISFPFVKSGSVIEFSYELISKNFSQLKPWIFQGNLPVVHSEYHTYIPDGYKYLRLVQGLEGEITHYTTRFQQQSINTTDLFTRNMQYATRDFGNRFYANFSGTHDIYLMFNLPAIVAEDFTPETKDYLPGIRLELSEDFLSQSTRTLVFDNWPDLAEFVTKKSRVRNKSVREELQHISRAATIRYNWDRDKAKSIYDFVRNTYTWDGTYTTDNWNIGQALNRKSGSSSEINLLMLYLLRDAGFKAWPVLIRTRAEGNLQTIYPTMSQFNHLLVSVVLGEKEVLLDAVGETDVFGILPKIDLNELGYLVDEEGGRWVKLRDQNKIVRTTYSRFDLDNTGSVLSGDISVINENYSAVIERGRLEQFPDNPNEYLRDFVLVGMVNPQIISEDVENADNTDDQPLIVNCEVTTKDFIRTIDDLVFLKPMMIKMVSENPFTEKKRLTPVDFTYPLRDSHMLGLRIPEGYEVAQLPQPIRVLLPNNGGSFTYNVLEMGPILHLTSTILLNKTTFLPSEYEAIRTFFEYVVSKHQEDVILRKKTIQP, from the coding sequence ATGAAAATCGCGTTTGCCAAACGAACAGCTGTATTTGCGGCCGTCTTATTCTGCGCCTCACTGGGATTTGGACAGGAAACAACCTCTCCCGAATATGGAAAAGTGACTGTGGAGGAGATTGAGTCAATAGAGGGGGACTGGGCGCCGGGAACAGAAGCCGTCGTTTTATATGATTATAGTACCGTTTCGTTTGAACTGGTAAGCCGGACTCCCCGGGTTCGGTACACTTATCACCGCAAGATCAAAATCCTTGATCTGCAAAACCGGTCAAATATTTCCCGCGTCATTATCCCATATCTCTCTCCAACTAAAGGTGAAACGTTCTCAGACCTGAAAGCCGCCACATACAATCTCAATGCTGTCGGGGAAGTGGTAGCGTTTAAGGTTAATCCACGGAAAATAAAGGAAACCCGGATCGGTAAAGACTCGATGGAGGTGGAGATCAGCTTTCCTTTTGTCAAATCAGGCTCAGTGATAGAATTTTCCTACGAATTGATTTCAAAAAACTTTTCCCAGCTGAAGCCCTGGATTTTCCAGGGAAATCTGCCTGTCGTTCACTCCGAATATCATACCTATATTCCCGATGGATATAAATATCTCCGGCTTGTGCAGGGGTTAGAAGGGGAAATCACTCACTACACAACGCGTTTTCAACAACAGTCGATCAATACTACGGACTTGTTTACCCGGAATATGCAGTATGCCACACGGGATTTTGGCAACCGGTTTTATGCAAATTTCTCCGGCACACATGATATCTATCTGATGTTTAACCTGCCTGCGATTGTTGCTGAAGATTTTACGCCCGAAACCAAAGACTATTTGCCCGGCATCCGGCTGGAGCTTTCCGAAGATTTTTTATCGCAAAGTACCAGAACCCTTGTTTTTGACAACTGGCCCGACCTCGCCGAATTCGTAACCAAAAAATCCAGAGTCAGGAACAAATCTGTTCGGGAAGAACTTCAGCACATTTCCCGTGCAGCAACGATCCGATACAACTGGGACAGAGATAAGGCCAAATCGATTTATGACTTTGTCAGAAATACCTATACCTGGGATGGCACATACACGACTGACAACTGGAACATTGGCCAGGCGCTCAACCGCAAATCAGGCTCCTCTTCTGAAATCAACCTGTTGATGCTCTATTTGCTCCGTGATGCCGGATTTAAAGCCTGGCCGGTGTTGATCCGCACCCGTGCCGAAGGTAATCTCCAGACCATCTACCCCACAATGTCGCAGTTTAACCACCTGCTGGTATCGGTGGTATTGGGAGAGAAGGAAGTGCTGCTCGACGCGGTAGGCGAAACAGATGTATTTGGCATTTTACCCAAAATTGATCTGAATGAACTCGGTTATCTTGTCGATGAAGAAGGCGGCAGGTGGGTGAAACTCAGAGACCAGAACAAAATTGTGCGCACAACTTACAGCCGTTTTGATCTCGATAATACGGGCAGTGTGTTGTCTGGCGATATTTCTGTCATCAACGAAAATTATAGTGCGGTCATAGAGCGGGGCCGCCTGGAACAATTTCCTGACAACCCAAATGAATACCTTCGCGACTTTGTACTGGTGGGAATGGTAAATCCCCAAATTATTAGTGAAGATGTAGAAAATGCCGACAATACCGACGACCAACCCCTGATTGTAAATTGTGAAGTTACGACCAAAGACTTTATCCGCACGATCGATGATCTGGTTTTTCTCAAACCGATGATGATCAAGATGGTAAGTGAAAACCCTTTTACCGAAAAAAAACGACTTACCCCCGTCGATTTTACCTATCCACTTCGCGATTCTCATATGCTCGGGCTGCGCATTCCTGAAGGGTATGAGGTCGCACAGCTCCCTCAGCCTATTCGTGTGCTGTTGCCCAATAATGGCGGCTCGTTTACTTATAATGTGCTGGAAATGGGGCCGATTCTTCATCTCACCAGTACCATTCTACTCAATAAAACAACTTTTCTCCCCAGTGAATATGAGGCGATCAGAACCTTTTTTGAGTATGTCGTATCCAAGCATCAGGAGGATGTGATTCTCCGGAAAAAAACGATTCAACCCTGA
- a CDS encoding anthranilate synthase component I family protein, with amino-acid sequence MKRRLADTVTPVSVFLRLRDHFENPLLLESSDYHGNENAYSYICLEPVASFEVNGGGVSEVYPDGTRISRELKNPGELPALLQAFSRSFIAEPTDLKFSTNGLFGYQSYDTVRYYESVAVKSYPDDARAIPDMVYRAYRYIIVINHFNNEMYMFEHVYNGVEKGLEHVEAWLNNPSLPLYRFKMKGDEGANNTPEEYLEMVGKGIGHCQRGDVFQIVLSRRFSQKFEGDEFNVYRALRSINPSPYLFYCDYGSYKLMGSSPEAQLVVQNGKATIHPIAGTFRRTGNDEEDSRLARKLFDDPKENSEHIMLVDLARNDLSRNGSHVKVDTFKEIQYFSHVIHLVSSVTAQIAPSVSSLQLVADTFPAGTLSGAPKHMAMQLIEKYENQNRGFYGGCIGYLGFDGTFNQAIMIRSFLSRKNTLYFQAGAGIVARSVPENELQEVNNKLMALRKAIKQAEEI; translated from the coding sequence ATGAAAAGACGTCTTGCGGATACCGTTACGCCGGTAAGTGTGTTTCTCCGCCTGAGAGATCATTTTGAAAACCCCTTACTGCTGGAAAGCTCTGATTATCACGGGAATGAAAATGCCTATTCCTACATTTGTCTCGAACCGGTCGCATCATTTGAGGTAAATGGGGGGGGCGTTTCTGAAGTCTATCCTGATGGAACCCGGATTTCCCGTGAGCTCAAAAACCCGGGAGAACTTCCCGCTCTGCTTCAGGCTTTTTCCCGCTCTTTTATTGCTGAGCCCACAGACCTGAAATTCAGTACCAATGGGCTGTTTGGGTACCAGTCTTATGATACCGTAAGGTACTATGAATCAGTAGCGGTAAAATCATATCCCGACGATGCAAGAGCGATTCCGGATATGGTTTACCGCGCCTACCGGTATATCATTGTGATCAACCATTTCAACAACGAGATGTACATGTTTGAGCACGTGTACAATGGCGTGGAAAAAGGACTGGAGCATGTGGAGGCCTGGTTAAATAATCCGAGCCTGCCTTTGTACCGTTTTAAAATGAAAGGAGATGAAGGTGCAAACAATACGCCTGAAGAATACCTTGAAATGGTTGGCAAAGGTATAGGCCATTGCCAGCGGGGGGATGTATTTCAGATTGTGCTTTCGCGCCGATTTTCGCAGAAGTTTGAGGGGGATGAGTTTAATGTTTACAGGGCGCTTCGCTCTATCAACCCCTCGCCGTATTTGTTTTACTGCGATTATGGCAGCTACAAACTTATGGGCTCATCGCCGGAAGCGCAACTGGTCGTGCAGAACGGGAAAGCGACGATCCACCCGATTGCCGGTACGTTTCGCCGTACAGGTAATGACGAAGAAGACTCGCGGCTCGCGAGAAAGTTATTTGACGATCCCAAAGAAAACTCAGAACACATCATGCTGGTGGATCTCGCGCGCAATGATCTCAGCCGCAATGGCAGCCATGTAAAGGTGGACACATTCAAGGAAATCCAGTATTTCTCCCACGTGATTCACCTCGTATCCAGCGTGACTGCCCAAATCGCGCCGAGTGTTTCCTCGCTTCAACTTGTTGCCGATACTTTCCCGGCCGGTACTTTATCTGGTGCACCCAAACACATGGCCATGCAGTTGATCGAGAAATACGAAAACCAGAACCGCGGATTTTACGGGGGATGTATCGGTTATCTGGGATTCGATGGTACGTTTAACCAGGCAATTATGATCCGGTCATTTTTAAGCCGAAAAAATACGCTCTATTTCCAGGCAGGCGCAGGCATTGTCGCCCGTTCGGTTCCTGAAAATGAGCTACAGGAAGTCAACAATAAACTTATGGCACTCCGGAAAGCCATTAAACAGGCAGAAGAAATTTAA
- a CDS encoding aminodeoxychorismate/anthranilate synthase component II, with amino-acid sequence MKILVLDNYDSFTYNLVHIIRELGYGENMDIYRNDALSLDAVAAYDRILLSPGPGIPSEAGIMPEVIRKYAPQKPILGVCLGHQGIAEAFGAQLYNLPEVLHGMATDIQILDTNDPLFKGVPATFRIGRYHSWAVQKATLNGQLDLLAIDDKGEVMAIRHKTYPVYGLQFHPESVITEYGIQIIQNWLNN; translated from the coding sequence ATGAAAATCCTTGTACTGGATAATTACGATTCATTTACCTACAACCTGGTGCACATCATCCGCGAACTGGGGTACGGTGAAAATATGGATATTTACCGCAATGATGCCCTTTCACTGGATGCTGTTGCAGCCTATGACCGGATATTGCTTTCCCCCGGACCGGGCATTCCTTCCGAAGCAGGAATTATGCCCGAGGTCATCCGCAAATATGCACCGCAGAAACCCATACTGGGCGTATGTCTGGGGCACCAGGGGATTGCAGAAGCTTTTGGCGCACAATTGTATAATCTCCCCGAAGTCCTCCATGGGATGGCAACAGACATTCAGATTCTGGATACGAATGATCCTTTGTTCAAGGGTGTTCCCGCCACTTTTCGCATTGGGCGGTACCACAGTTGGGCAGTACAAAAGGCTACGCTCAACGGGCAACTCGACCTTCTGGCAATAGATGATAAAGGCGAAGTCATGGCGATCCGGCATAAAACCTATCCGGTTTACGGTCTTCAGTTTCACCCTGAGTCTGTGATAACCGAATATGGCATTCAAATTATTCAAAACTGGTTAAATAATTAA
- the trpD gene encoding anthranilate phosphoribosyltransferase: MKAILNYLFEHNTLTQAESKDILTKIAKGGHFNPAQIAAFLTVFQMRSITVEELSGFREAMLELCIPVDLSDYDPIDLCGTGGDAKDTFNVSTLAAFVTAGAGVSVAKHGNYGVSSVSGSSNVIEYLGGTFTNDYDTIRQQMDRANICFLHAPLFHPAMKNVGPIRRELGIKTFFNMLGPMVNPSFPQKQLVGVFSLELARLYAYIYHKTDKQFVILHAMDGYDEVSLTGNTKLLSNEGDEIFSPMDLGFLKWNPQDLFGGKTVEDAARIFIKVLDNQGTRAQQEVVLANAGLAIGCARPELSRVEAISVARESLESGNAKKSFQNFIEK; the protein is encoded by the coding sequence ATGAAGGCAATTCTGAACTATCTCTTTGAGCATAACACGCTTACACAGGCTGAATCAAAAGATATTCTGACAAAAATAGCGAAGGGAGGACATTTTAACCCTGCCCAAATAGCCGCGTTTCTCACTGTTTTTCAGATGCGGAGTATTACTGTAGAAGAGCTTTCGGGTTTTCGCGAAGCGATGCTGGAGTTGTGTATTCCGGTAGATTTAAGCGATTATGACCCGATAGACCTTTGTGGAACAGGCGGCGACGCGAAAGATACTTTTAACGTCTCTACACTTGCAGCCTTTGTAACGGCTGGTGCAGGGGTATCTGTGGCCAAACATGGCAACTATGGCGTGTCAAGTGTTTCGGGATCCTCCAATGTCATTGAGTATCTCGGCGGTACATTCACCAATGATTATGATACAATCAGGCAACAGATGGACCGGGCAAATATATGTTTTCTCCACGCCCCTCTGTTTCACCCTGCCATGAAGAATGTAGGGCCGATCAGGCGCGAACTGGGCATAAAGACCTTTTTTAATATGCTCGGCCCGATGGTGAATCCGTCATTTCCTCAAAAGCAGCTGGTTGGCGTATTTAGTTTGGAATTGGCCCGGCTGTATGCATATATTTATCATAAGACAGATAAGCAGTTTGTGATTTTGCATGCCATGGATGGATATGATGAGGTTTCCCTGACCGGTAATACCAAGTTGCTGAGTAATGAGGGGGATGAAATTTTTTCGCCAATGGATCTGGGTTTTCTCAAATGGAACCCGCAAGACTTATTTGGCGGTAAAACCGTAGAAGATGCAGCCCGTATTTTTATCAAGGTTCTGGATAATCAGGGAACCCGCGCCCAGCAGGAAGTGGTTTTGGCAAATGCCGGACTGGCTATTGGGTGTGCCCGACCTGAGCTGAGCAGAGTAGAAGCGATTTCTGTTGCCAGAGAATCTCTGGAATCAGGCAATGCCAAAAAATCCTTTCAAAACTTTATAGAAAAATAA
- the trpC gene encoding indole-3-glycerol phosphate synthase TrpC, which translates to MSILDEILANKKQEVEKKRQLYPVKLLEQSIYFDSPCVSLKKYILRPDKVGIIAEIKRRSPSEKSLNPYIKVDEVANGYMYAGASAVSILTDEKYFGGKNEDLQKVRQMIYGPVLRKDFIIDEYQIIEARSIGADAILLIASALYPEEIRKLSAFAHSLGLEVLLEVHDAIELDRSINDHVDLVGVNNRNLKEQTISLDTSLELLDKIPAGFARISESGIHTPENAFMLRKAGFDGFLIGTHFMKTPNPSKTCVRFIQQFRKLLEAEKQTAG; encoded by the coding sequence ATGTCTATTCTTGACGAAATCCTCGCTAACAAAAAACAGGAAGTTGAAAAAAAACGCCAGCTCTATCCTGTAAAATTACTGGAACAGTCTATATATTTTGACTCTCCATGTGTTTCCCTCAAAAAGTATATTCTTCGTCCGGATAAGGTCGGTATTATCGCCGAAATTAAACGCCGTTCTCCCAGCGAAAAATCGCTGAATCCTTATATCAAGGTGGACGAAGTGGCCAACGGGTATATGTATGCCGGTGCTTCAGCGGTTTCTATTCTTACCGACGAAAAATACTTTGGTGGGAAAAATGAAGACTTGCAAAAAGTCAGACAGATGATCTATGGTCCGGTACTGCGCAAAGATTTTATTATCGATGAATACCAGATCATCGAAGCGCGTTCGATCGGAGCCGATGCCATTTTGCTAATTGCCTCAGCCCTTTATCCGGAGGAAATCAGAAAACTTTCTGCCTTTGCTCATTCGCTCGGTCTGGAAGTATTGCTCGAAGTTCATGATGCAATTGAGCTTGACCGCAGTATCAACGACCATGTCGATCTTGTCGGTGTCAACAACCGAAACCTCAAAGAACAGACCATTTCGCTTGATACTTCACTGGAATTGCTCGACAAAATACCTGCTGGGTTTGCCCGTATTTCTGAAAGTGGAATCCATACACCAGAAAATGCATTTATGCTCAGGAAAGCCGGGTTTGACGGGTTTCTAATCGGTACGCATTTTATGAAAACGCCCAATCCCTCCAAAACCTGTGTGCGCTTTATCCAACAGTTTCGCAAACTTCTGGAAGCAGAAAAACAAACTGCCGGATGA
- a CDS encoding phosphoribosylanthranilate isomerase yields the protein MTMKLKVCGMKYRPNIEMILGLEPDFLGFIFFEKSPRNVGDSIRPEFVRFINSVKKVGVFVNATQSFIEEKAYDFGLDMVQLHGNESPEMCDSLRKTGLEVIKVFSVGEEMDFSRLNPYESVVDYFLFDTRGKNPGGNGVTFDWEMLAEYTLSVPFFLSGGIGIEELPLLAQFSHPQLYALDVNSRFEVQPGEKDVKKVKLLKEELSTSMFN from the coding sequence ATGACGATGAAACTCAAGGTCTGTGGGATGAAATACCGCCCGAATATTGAAATGATCCTTGGACTGGAACCGGATTTTCTGGGGTTTATTTTTTTTGAAAAATCGCCCAGAAATGTCGGTGATTCGATACGGCCGGAGTTTGTGCGTTTTATCAATTCTGTAAAAAAAGTAGGTGTTTTTGTGAATGCAACACAATCTTTTATAGAAGAAAAGGCCTATGATTTTGGACTCGATATGGTACAACTTCATGGAAATGAATCTCCGGAAATGTGTGATTCTCTCCGAAAGACTGGCCTGGAAGTGATCAAGGTGTTTTCGGTGGGGGAGGAAATGGACTTTTCACGACTCAATCCTTATGAATCGGTAGTTGATTATTTTCTTTTTGATACCCGCGGAAAAAACCCGGGCGGTAATGGCGTTACCTTTGACTGGGAAATGTTGGCGGAATATACCTTATCCGTTCCCTTTTTTCTCAGTGGGGGAATTGGAATCGAAGAACTCCCTTTACTCGCACAATTTTCACATCCCCAACTGTATGCGCTGGATGTCAACAGCCGGTTTGAAGTGCAGCCGGGAGAAAAAGATGTCAAGAAAGTAAAACTGCTCAAAGAGGAACTATCTACCTCTATGTTTAATTAA
- the trpB gene encoding tryptophan synthase subunit beta, with product MDKINTQSLYQANARGYYGEFGGAFIPEMLFPNVEELRENYLDIIGDSGFQEEFYALLKDYVGRPTPLYEARRLSALYGARIFLKREDLNHTGAHKINNTLGQILLAKRLGKHKIIAETGAGQHGVATATVCALMGMECIVYMGAVDIERQKPNVQRMKMLGATVVPATSGSQTLKDATNEAMRHWINHPRDTHYIIGSVVGPHPYPDMVARFQSVISEEMRHQLAEKTGNPLPDIVMACVGGGSNAMGAFYHFLDEPSVRLVAVEAAGHGLASGLSAATTYLGKPGVLHGSKTLLMQTFDGQVVEPHSISAGLDYPGIGPVHAHLFSSGRAGFQYVTDEDAVTAGYLLSRMEGIIPALESAHALGALPQMTFKPGEVVVINLSGRGDKDLATYMNHQPKSE from the coding sequence ATGGATAAGATAAACACCCAAAGCCTTTATCAGGCAAATGCACGGGGTTATTATGGTGAATTTGGCGGTGCCTTTATTCCCGAAATGTTGTTTCCCAATGTAGAAGAACTGCGGGAAAATTACCTGGATATTATTGGCGACTCTGGCTTTCAGGAGGAATTTTATGCATTGCTGAAAGATTATGTAGGAAGACCTACCCCTTTGTATGAAGCCCGACGACTTTCCGCGCTGTATGGTGCAAGAATTTTTTTGAAAAGAGAAGATCTCAATCATACCGGCGCACACAAGATCAATAATACGCTGGGGCAGATTTTGTTGGCCAAAAGATTGGGTAAACACAAAATCATCGCCGAAACAGGTGCCGGGCAACATGGCGTGGCTACAGCTACCGTTTGTGCGCTGATGGGCATGGAATGCATTGTGTATATGGGAGCGGTCGATATCGAAAGGCAAAAGCCCAATGTCCAGCGAATGAAAATGCTCGGCGCAACGGTCGTTCCGGCCACCAGTGGAAGCCAGACTCTGAAAGATGCGACCAACGAAGCGATGCGCCATTGGATCAACCATCCCCGCGACACGCATTATATTATTGGATCAGTGGTCGGTCCACATCCCTATCCCGATATGGTAGCGCGTTTTCAGTCGGTAATCAGTGAGGAAATGCGCCACCAACTCGCCGAAAAAACCGGTAACCCACTGCCCGATATCGTAATGGCCTGTGTCGGTGGGGGCAGTAATGCGATGGGTGCATTTTATCATTTTCTCGATGAGCCTTCGGTGCGCCTGGTGGCTGTGGAGGCTGCCGGACACGGATTGGCGTCCGGTCTTTCGGCTGCGACTACTTACCTGGGAAAGCCTGGTGTGCTTCACGGAAGCAAAACCCTGCTCATGCAGACATTTGATGGCCAGGTTGTAGAACCGCATTCTATTTCTGCGGGGCTTGATTATCCGGGGATAGGTCCTGTTCATGCGCATTTGTTCTCATCCGGTCGCGCCGGGTTTCAATATGTTACAGATGAAGATGCCGTAACAGCCGGTTATTTACTCAGTAGGATGGAAGGTATCATTCCTGCACTGGAGTCTGCACATGCCCTGGGCGCATTGCCTCAAATGACCTTTAAACCTGGGGAAGTTGTTGTCATTAACCTTTCCGGGCGGGGAGACAAAGACCTTGCCACCTACATGAATCATCAACCCAAATCGGAATGA
- the trpA gene encoding tryptophan synthase subunit alpha, with product MNNRITKLFQEKSGDILSIFLTAGYPGLEDTAPLIQYLAKAGVDMIEIGIPFSDPVADGPTIQQSNQQALYNGISLPLLFEQIKDIRKTVDIPLLLMGYINPVIQYGVENFCHKAAEVGIDGVILPDLPMDEYLENYRSLFESCGLSNIFLITPQTSEARIRKIDAESQGFIYVVSTDSTTGKTDGFGQAQLEYFGRLSAMKLKNPTLAGFGISGPESFRIASDYNKGAIIGSAFIKAISQGADETTVRTFINQIRNVS from the coding sequence ATGAACAATCGAATCACGAAGCTTTTTCAGGAAAAAAGCGGAGATATATTATCCATTTTCCTCACTGCCGGATATCCCGGGCTGGAAGATACTGCCCCCCTGATTCAATATCTGGCAAAGGCTGGTGTTGACATGATTGAGATCGGCATCCCTTTTTCAGATCCTGTCGCAGATGGCCCAACCATTCAGCAAAGCAATCAGCAGGCACTATATAATGGAATTTCTCTCCCATTGTTGTTTGAGCAGATTAAGGACATCCGCAAAACCGTAGATATTCCCCTGTTGCTGATGGGCTATATTAATCCTGTGATACAATATGGGGTGGAAAACTTTTGCCATAAAGCAGCTGAAGTCGGGATTGATGGCGTAATTCTGCCTGATCTCCCGATGGATGAATACCTCGAAAACTACCGTTCTTTGTTTGAGTCCTGTGGACTGTCAAATATTTTCCTGATCACACCTCAGACCAGCGAGGCAAGGATTCGGAAAATAGATGCAGAATCGCAGGGATTTATTTATGTGGTTTCCACAGATAGCACGACAGGTAAAACTGACGGTTTTGGACAGGCACAGCTTGAATATTTCGGACGGTTGTCTGCGATGAAACTGAAAAACCCTACACTTGCAGGATTTGGTATTTCCGGGCCTGAGAGTTTTCGGATTGCTTCTGACTATAATAAGGGCGCAATTATTGGAAGTGCTTTTATTAAGGCAATTTCTCAGGGTGCAGACGAAACAACGGTCCGGACATTTATCAACCAGATCCGCAATGTGTCCTGA
- a CDS encoding bifunctional 3-deoxy-7-phosphoheptulonate synthase/chorismate mutase has protein sequence MIIHLENKISEAARTAIEEEVKKIGYKAREVKTQGGHYLVAVGKNEIDPRRIGSLPGVRDIHRIKDDYKLVSRIWRVDPTAIDLGDGVVIKEGSFTMMAGPCSIENETQVREIIAHLVEQGIKIMRGGVYKPRSSPYSFRGLGIDGLRMWSSIAKEFGMKIITEVMQSSQIEEMMEYVDVFQVGARNTQNYNLLDALGEVDKPVLLKRGISGTIEELLHSAEYIYSGGNEKIMLCERGIRNYENAYRNVMDINAIAILKEKTHLPVIADPSHGIGIRNFVEPVALAAMMAGADGVIYEIHPVPEKAASDGQQTLNFYESAELIRKARAMRKLIKADFQI, from the coding sequence ATGATCATTCATTTAGAAAACAAAATCTCTGAGGCCGCTCGTACGGCAATAGAAGAGGAAGTAAAAAAAATTGGCTATAAGGCCCGTGAAGTAAAAACCCAGGGCGGGCATTATCTGGTCGCAGTAGGCAAAAATGAAATCGATCCCCGCCGCATCGGTTCACTTCCCGGTGTACGCGATATCCACCGGATCAAAGATGATTATAAACTGGTTTCGCGTATATGGCGTGTAGATCCTACGGCTATTGATCTGGGTGATGGTGTGGTGATCAAAGAAGGCAGCTTCACCATGATGGCTGGCCCATGTTCTATCGAAAATGAAACACAGGTCAGAGAAATTATTGCCCACCTTGTAGAGCAGGGAATAAAAATCATGCGTGGCGGGGTGTATAAGCCGCGGAGTTCTCCCTATTCTTTTCGTGGATTGGGGATAGACGGGCTGCGAATGTGGTCCTCGATTGCGAAAGAATTTGGGATGAAAATCATTACCGAAGTCATGCAATCATCTCAAATTGAAGAAATGATGGAATACGTGGATGTCTTCCAGGTAGGAGCCAGAAATACGCAAAATTACAATCTGCTGGACGCTTTGGGGGAGGTCGATAAACCCGTACTTCTCAAACGGGGTATTTCCGGAACCATTGAAGAATTGCTTCACTCCGCGGAGTATATTTATTCGGGAGGAAATGAAAAAATCATGCTTTGCGAACGTGGAATCCGGAATTATGAAAATGCCTACCGAAATGTCATGGATATCAATGCCATTGCAATTCTGAAAGAAAAAACGCATCTTCCCGTAATCGCTGACCCCTCACATGGGATTGGCATTCGCAATTTTGTGGAACCCGTTGCTTTGGCTGCCATGATGGCGGGTGCCGATGGTGTGATTTATGAGATTCATCCTGTGCCGGAAAAAGCCGCATCTGATGGCCAGCAGACCCTGAATTTTTATGAATCTGCGGAGCTGATTCGTAAAGCCCGCGCGATGCGTAAACTCATCAAGGCAGATTTTCAGATATAA
- a CDS encoding 1-deoxy-D-xylulose-5-phosphate reductoisomerase has product MFSPRNIAILGSTGSIGTQALDVISRFPDLFRPVVLTAHANVDLLIRQALIFRPLHVVIGNPVHYQQLNTALAGTGIHTHAGEEALAETMTLPEVDMVLTACVGFAGLRPTIRAIQSGKPIALANKETLVVAGEIITRLTNQHGVAIIPVDSEHSALFQCLVGETGNPVEKILLTASGGPFRGFSHDQLTKVTPAQALKHPNWEMGAKITIDSASMMNKGLEVIEARWLFDLSPEQIEVVVHPQSIIHSMVQFEDGSIKAQMGLPDMRLPIQYALAYPQRLKNPFPRFHFSDYPSLTFETVDTSVFKNLGLAFRAMEEGGNVPCILNAANEETNRLFREGRISFTRLADLNEAAMESVHFVTNPDLNDLFETDIAAREWVNQQFETK; this is encoded by the coding sequence ATGTTTTCACCCCGCAATATTGCCATACTGGGCTCAACCGGCTCAATCGGTACACAGGCGCTTGATGTCATCAGCCGCTTTCCTGATTTGTTTAGGCCCGTTGTGCTCACGGCCCATGCCAATGTGGATTTATTGATCCGGCAGGCATTGATTTTTCGCCCTTTACACGTGGTAATTGGCAACCCCGTACATTATCAGCAACTGAATACCGCATTGGCCGGTACAGGCATTCATACGCATGCCGGAGAGGAGGCACTGGCTGAAACCATGACTTTACCCGAAGTGGATATGGTATTGACTGCCTGTGTTGGTTTTGCGGGTCTTCGCCCCACTATCCGTGCGATTCAAAGTGGTAAACCCATTGCCCTGGCCAATAAAGAGACGTTGGTTGTCGCCGGAGAAATCATTACCCGGCTCACAAATCAACACGGCGTCGCGATCATTCCGGTTGACAGTGAACATTCAGCGCTGTTTCAGTGTCTGGTCGGGGAAACTGGAAATCCGGTAGAAAAGATCTTGCTGACAGCTTCAGGAGGCCCATTCAGAGGGTTTAGCCATGATCAACTGACCAAAGTTACCCCTGCACAGGCCCTCAAACATCCCAATTGGGAAATGGGCGCAAAAATTACAATAGATTCAGCTTCTATGATGAATAAAGGACTGGAAGTCATTGAAGCCCGCTGGCTGTTTGACTTAAGCCCCGAACAAATAGAAGTAGTGGTTCACCCACAGTCTATCATCCATTCGATGGTACAGTTTGAAGATGGCAGTATCAAAGCTCAGATGGGATTGCCAGATATGCGCCTTCCTATTCAATACGCACTCGCTTACCCCCAAAGACTAAAGAACCCCTTCCCGAGATTTCATTTTTCCGACTACCCTTCGCTGACATTTGAAACAGTCGACACATCGGTATTTAAAAACCTTGGACTGGCTTTCCGGGCCATGGAAGAAGGGGGCAATGTACCCTGTATTCTGAATGCTGCCAATGAAGAAACCAACCGCCTTTTCCGGGAAGGCCGGATCTCCTTTACCCGGTTGGCTGACTTAAATGAGGCTGCGATGGAAAGTGTTCACTTCGTGACAAATCCCGATTTGAACGATCTGTTTGAAACCGATATTGCGGCAAGGGAGTGGGTAAACCAACAGTTTGAAACGAAATAA